A DNA window from Vigna angularis cultivar LongXiaoDou No.4 chromosome 1, ASM1680809v1, whole genome shotgun sequence contains the following coding sequences:
- the LOC108322903 gene encoding beta-amyrin 28-monooxygenase encodes MEHFYLSLLLLFVSLVTFFFFLLFHKHRSPFSAPNLPPGATGFPVIGETLQFLSTGWKGHPEKFIFDRMIKYSSKLFKTSILGEPAVVFCGAASNKFLFSNENKLVAAWWPESVNKVFPTTVQTNSKEESKKMRKLLPQFLKPEALQRYVPIMDTIAQTHFSSLWDNHTHLTVYPLAKRYTFMLACRLFMSVEDVNHVAKFENPFHLLAAGIISVPIDLPGTPFYKAIRAAKSIRKELSKIIRERKVALGQGNASPTQDILSHMLLTCDENGHFMSELDIADKILGLLIGGHDTASAACTFVVKYLAELPHIYDAVYREQMEIAKSKLPGELLNWDDINRMKYSWNVACEVMRIAPPLQGGFREAINDFTFNGFSIPKGWKLYWSANSTHKSREYFREPEKFDPSRFEGEGPAPYTFVPFGGGPRMCPGKEYARLEILVFMHNLVKRFKWEKVIPDEKIIVDPLPIPAKNLPIRLYPHKP; translated from the exons ATGGAGCATTTCTATCTTTCCCTCCTTCTCCTCTTCGTTTCTCTcgtcaccttcttcttcttcctccttttccACAAGCACCGATCTCCCTTCTCCGCCCCCAACCTCCCACCGGGAGCCACCGGTTTCCCGGTCATCGGGGAGACTCTCCAGTTTCTCTCCACCGGATGGAAAGGTCACCCGGAGAAGTTCATTTTCGACCGCATGATCAAGTACTCCTCCAAGCTCTTCAAAACCTCCATCCTAGGGGAACCCGCCGTGGTGTTCTGCGGCGCCGCCTCCAACAAGTTTTTGTTCTCGAACGAGAACAAGCTGGTGGCGGCGTGGTGGCCGGAGAGCGTGAACAAGGTGTTCCCCACGACGGTGCAGACGAACTCGAAGGAAGAATCGAAGAAGATGAGAAAGTTGCTCCCACAGTTCCTAAAACCCGAGGCTCTCCAACGCTACGTTCCCATCATGGACACCATCGCACAGACCCACTTTTCTTCCCTTTGGGACAACCACACCCATCTCACTGTCTATCCCTTGGCCAAAAG GTACACGTTTATGTTGGCGTGTCGTTTGTTTATGAGCGTTGAGGATGTGAATCACGTGGCGAAATTTGAGAACCCTTTTCATCTTTTGGCGGCCGGAATCATATCAGTGCCCATCGATCTTCCCGGAACGCCGTTCTACAAAGCTATCAGAGCAGCAAAAAGCATCAGAAAGGAGCTGTCGAAGATCATCAGAGAGAGGAAAGTTGCTTTGGGCCAAGGAAACGCTTCGCCAACACAGGACATATTGTCTCACATGCTGCTCACGTGCGATGAGAACGGACATTTCATGAGTGAATTGGACATTGCAGACAAGATTCTCGGACTTTTGATCGGTGGTCATGACACTGCAAGTGCTGCATGCACTTTCGTCGTCAAATACCTCGCCGAACTCCCTCACATTTATGATGCAGTCTATCGag AGCAAATGGAAATTGCAAAGTCGAAATTGCCGGGAGAGTTATTGAATTGGGATGATATAAACAGGATGAAATATTCTTGGAATGTAGCTTGTGAAGTGATGAGAATTGCTCCTCCCCTTCAAGGAGGTTTTAGAGAAGCTATCAATGACTTTACTTTCAATGGCTTCTCAATTCCAAAGGGATGGAAG TTGTATTGGAGTGCAAATTCAACACACAAAAGTAGAGAATACTTTCGAGAACCAGAGAAATTTGATCCAAGCAGATTCGAAGGAGAAGGACCAGCTCCTTACACTTTTGTGCCATTCGGTGGAGGACCAAGAATGTGCCCTGGAAAAGAGTATGCAAGGTTGGAAATATTGGTTTTCATGCACAACTTAGTGAAAAGGTTTAAGTGGGAAAAAGTGATTCCAGATGAAAAGATCATCGTTGATCCCTTACCCATTCCTGCAAAAAACCTCCCAATTCGTCTTTACCCTCACAAACCCtaa